The genomic interval CTACCTCGATTGCGACTAATAACGAAGTTGCTAGTACCTAACGACGCCTTGATTAGTGCGCTCTGCTAGCTCTGGGATCGTTCATCTCTATCGACGTGTCATACGACTTTGGCAAGCATAACTGGGATATCACACCGGGAAATTGGTCATGGCTATTACTCTACGCCAACCTTTCTGGGTCGTTTTCAATCATCGCAGCAGCTTGGAGCAAGACATCTTTCGCGCTGACCCTGCTTCGAATCACACGAGAATCATCCGAACGATGGATGAAGTTGCTTGTGTGGTTCATCATCATCTCAATCAACACTTTCCTCGGCGTCAACGTGCTCTTCACCTGGATACAATGTTGGCCTGTTGAGAAGACTTGGAGGACAGCCTCAACACCTGGCACCTGCTGGCCGAAGAGCATCATGATGAACTACAACGTCTTCACGGCATCGTACTCTGGAGGGATGGATATCGTACTGGCCATCTTGCCTTGGAAGATTATATGGGGACTTACTATGAccaaaaaagagaaatttgGTGTTTTAATTGCTATGAGCATGGGCGTATTGTGAGTTGTGCTTCAACGATCCGCTTGGAAGTTGGGATCCACGTGGCTGACGAATACTTCTACCAGCGCCGGTGCTGTATCTTTTATCAAGATCCGAACGATTGCTGCGATAGGAGCTTTCGACATTATCGATACTGTCGAGTTGGTGATCTGGGGTGCAGCAGAAAGTGTTGTCACCATCATCGCTGCAACCATGCCAATACTGAGAGCATTGGTACGGGACCACAAAGCACCACCGGCTCGATTCGCTAGTGACGAAGAGTCCATGATGCGCCGTCTAGGAGCAGCCTCGATTGCAACAGCTACCGTAGCGAGCCCAGGTTTGAGGAGGTCAAGATCTGATCTGGAGTTAGCGGAGTGGAAGGACCCATTGACCGAGACTCGGGCGGGTCAACATAACCAGGTCCCAAGGCCGTGGAAAGTAGGTGATGTGAGGTTTGACCCAAAGAGAGGGAATGCAACGATACCACCTGGCGTTTTCAACCGTGGACACGATGAGACGGAGTACAGTGGTTCTATGAAGTTATCCAGAAGACCGGAGTAGTTCCAAGCATTTTAAGTACAAAAGTTCTCGTTGTTCTCTTTGCACAGCAGTTGTCCAAAGTTTCTTCCAATAATTACTCAGACAATGTTGCAATTGCCAATCCTTCTCTAGAAGGCTTGAAAGAGTAGCTTGAGTATACAGCGTTTCAGTGGAAGGTTCCTCGGTCCCAATTCGTCAGAAGAACACGTTCAATCCCATGTCTAGTACTCGAGAGTGATCGTCATGGTGGATTAGCATAAAAATAATTGCTTCCAAAGTTCCCCTAGAGTGTCATGGCCGCCAGGCAGCAGAATTACAGATGAGCGCTAAAATCCTCCTGCACGTTATTAGGGGACTTGGGTAAGCTGGACTTTGGGAATCCAAAAATGTCATTTAAACGTGCGATGTGCCCTCTTGCAGCAACGTGACGCAGCAAGGCAAGCTTTCTTCTATAATATTGGGTGCAACTTCAAGGTCAAGGTAGCATTTGTACGTACAAAAGGCAGTCTTTGTTCCAAATGCACAGCAGCTACCCCTCAATAACGCCACCATCTCAACATCTGACACTCAGACTCGCCGAAAATGAAATTACCATTCTACACGACAGCCATTCTCTTCTCCAGTGGTTCATACGCCGCAATCATGAGGCGAGCGCTCCCAGATTTCACCACTTCGGAAGCCGGCAACCCTTTCGTGGACGGGTGGTACGCCGATCCCGACACATGCGTCTACAAGGGCCAGTATTGGGTATTCCCGACCTCATCCTACGCCTATGACGAGCAGACCTATCTAGATGCTTTCTCTTCGACCGACTTAGTGCACTGGACCAAACATGCGGACATCATTACCAAAGCCCAGGTATCTTGGGCAAACAGAGCCATGTGGGCGCCCGCCCATATTGAACGCGACGGAAAATACTACCTGTACTTTGCAGCCAATGATATCCAAGAGGGAGAAAAGCAGGTTGGCGGTATTGGTGTTGCCGTAGCAGACCAGCCCGAGGGCCCTTACAAAGATGCGATCGGGAAGCCGCTCATTGGCGAGTACCATAATGGGGCACAACCCATCGATCAAGATGTCTTCATCGACGATGATGGTCAGGCGTATATCTACTATGGTGGCCACGCGCATGCCAATGTTGCCAAGCTGAACAGCGATATGGTTAGCATCGGCACCTTCTCAGACGGGAGCCAGTTCAAAGAAATCACACCCGAGAACTATGTTGAGGGTTCCCTGATGTTCAAGCGCAATGGGAAGTACTACCTCATGTGGTCTGAAGGGGGATGGACGGGCCCGGATTACTCAGTCTCATACGCCATTTCGGATTCACCCATTGGCCCTTTTAACCGGGAAGCCAAGATTCTCCAGCAGGATACCGCTGTAGCAACTGGTTCTGGCCATAACGGGGTCATCAAAGTCCCCGGAACGGACATCCGGTACATCTTCTATCACCGCAGGCCATTAGGCGATAGTGATTGCAACCATCGTCATCTTGCCTATGATAGGATGTACTTCAATGAGGATGGGACAATCAAGCCAGTCACGATGCTGGTCAAGGACAACTTTGAGGACGGGAACCTGATTGGCTGGAACACCTCTTTTGAAGGGTCCTTCTCAGTCAAGGACGGGAAGCTTAAGGCGGAAAAGGCCACAAGTGGAAAGGCCCTTCAGAACACAGGATTCGAGGATTTGGTGTTTGACATCGACATCGCCCTCGTTGATCCAGATGTTGGGTCAAACGCTCAAGATTCCGGTGATGCGGGAGTTCTTTTCGGCGTTACGAGTGCTTCAGCAGGAATCGACAGCTTGACTGGGTTCTACGCTGCAATTGACGCATCAGGCGAGGTCGTTCTAGGTCAAATGGACCAGGGTTGGACTCAACTAGCATCTGTCCAGACGCCGATCCAGACTGGAACTGACTACCATCTAAGGGTGACTGTCATCAACAAGGAGGTCAAAGTCTTTGTTGATGATATGAGCGCCCCTAAGCTGACACACGTCGTTTCGAAGAGTACAAAGGGTACCACGGGAGTGCGAGTGTTCCGGACCGGGGCTCTCTATGATAACCTTTCTGTTGCACACCCGCAGTAAATGGGACAATAATCGAGTACGTTGGTATGAACCGTCAAAAGAATGAACCCGCATGTGGACTCAGATATTTACGCTGGGCCATCAACggattattagtattctGTGGATGATTCAATTCGAACGATGAAACTGCAACCACTTACTAAAATATCTACTTTAGTTCTTGATGTAATATTTCTTTTAGGGTGTATACAAGTGACGCTCTTGACATATTGCCACATCAGACCGCCTACCGGAACTTCAATCAATCCTGTACCATGTGGCAGCGTAGTTAGCTGGAAGCCATACCGATAAGCTCCATGTCAATCAACTATCATTGATTACTATGATGGTCCGACTGATTGAGAAGCGGGGTTTAGCAAAACAAGCTTCCCCGCTCAGAACTCCGTGTGTCCGAGGCATGCCGAGGCACGGGAGATCAAGTCGAGATTCGAGAGACGGAGCACGGAGCGCCCGAATCCGCTCCACCTGGCACGCTGTCAAGGGCCACCATTCGCACCGGAATCCACGGAGTGGAAACCTAAAAGACTGCGACAGAAGGGAGAATTGGTAAGCCGTGTCTCCGCCCAATGGAAATACGTAGTTGTGTCTTACGTCAGTGAGGGGATGGCGGGCGGAGGTATTTATCCCTTTCGGATCCCGGCGGTCTAGACTTGAGTCACGACGATTAATTCAATTCGAAATACCTATCAACAGACTTAGCTCCAATCACTCACCCGCCAACAACCCAAACGCGTTATTCGTCCAGGCAACTGAACAAAAAACAAAAAACTCGACAAAATGCCAGCCACTGTCTCTGTCCTTTACCCCAACGAGGCCGATGCCAAGTACAACATCGATTACTACGTCGAGAGCCACATGCCCATGGCCGCTGCCACATGGAAGTCCGCCGGCGTCAAGTCCTGGAAGGTCACCAAGTACTCGGCGTCCCCCGACGGAAAGCAGCCCAAGTACGCCTTCGCCGGCATTCTCACCTTCGACAGCGTTGAGAGCATTCACAAGGCGCTCGCTTCACCCGACACGGCCAAGGTCATGCAGGACGTCCCCAACTACAGCAACAAGGAGCCTGTTTTCTTGATCGGCGAGGACGCGAAGGAGGCTACTCTTTGAGTGGCTGTTTAGGGCATGACATCTTCGAACGGAAGGAGCGACTTCATCCAACAGCCATGGACGGAGGAATGAAGTGAAAACTACCTCAGTTCGGACTGGAGCTCTATTGAAATAGTAGCAGTAATGAAAAAATCCTTGTGACATATGAAACAGATGTTCACAAAGGACCAAAAGAGAGAGTCATTGATTTGTCTCAAATCAAGTGAACAGAGTCAAGATTCATTCACTATGAAAATGAAAGTGCTAAGGTCTTGACTTGCATGATTATTTTCAGCTTACATTGAGTTCAGGTCTGAAGTAGGAGACGGTGTAAAGTGCTGTTGCAAGGGAGTTGTCTGAAGACCAATGCCTCAACCTAAGCAACACGAACCAATTGCAATTGCGAGATGCGAGCATGGGCTTGATCACAGACCGGCACCCCCGTCAACACTCCAAGCGGCTCCATTGACAAAAGTGCTCTTGTCGCTGAGCATGAAAACGGTCACATCGGCTACTTCTTGGGCCTTCCCTACGAGTGTTGGGGCAGGAAAGTCCTTAGGAACTCTAGCCAAATTGGCTTGGTGCATCGGCGTGTCAATAGCACCACTGCCGCTTCATCAGCATCATTCAACCAAATGGAAGAGTGCGAATGACTTACGGTAACACACAATTGACTCTGGCTCTGTCGCCGACTTCTTTAGCCGCACTGCGAACCATACCCAGGGACGCATGCTTGGAAGCGGCAAATACCGCACCCTTCAGGAAGCCTTGGAGTGAGAACATGCTTCCAACATGAACAAAACTCCCGCCGTGAGATAGGAAGTCGGGCATAAGAGCTTCAGCGAGTACATGAAATGCTCCCTTGATATTGAGATTGGTGATGAAGTCGAATTCGGCGTCGCTGGTTTCCCAGACCGACTGGGTGCCCAATTCATGGCCACCACAACCGGCAAAGTTGGCGACACCATCGACCTTGCCAAAATGCGACTTTGTTTGTCTTAGGAAGCTGCGGATTGATGCACGGTTTGTGACATCTGAGGCTCTAGAGAAGACTCTCTCTTGTTGCTCTGAGCCAAGTCCCTTGACTGCATTTTCAAGAGCCGCGCTGTTGACGTCAGACATTCCAACCTTGGCACCTTCATCAAGTAGAGTCTTTGCGGTAGCTAAGCCCATTCCAGATGCAGCGCCAATCACAATGATGACTTTCTCGCTGAATGTGAGAGACATTTCGGTAATGTAGACTATCGGGTTCAAGATATGGCTTCAATGGGCCTAGAGGTGAGGAAAGCAAAGAGTAGCAGAAGAACACAACAGTGAGGAACACGTGAGCATAGTATGAGGTGAACGCGATGGTAGACGAGACCTTCTATAAATAATCGAGACCTTCTCTGTGTCACGTCATTGCTTTGATGCTTCTCACTAGATCTCACGATCTCTACTGCCAAACTCGAGAATATGAACAGCTCCACTGTCAGCCACCGTTCGCCCCCAATGCACGCTAATGCAGCCCGCTGACAACCGAAACTTACGTACCGGGATATTGGTTCAACATGTCCCATATTAACGAAAATGATGTTGCTGGGCGATTCCGAATATACATTTAAGATAGATATATGTTGTTCTAACTTCTTTTGCAAAACATGGCTCCAGTCTCGCACGTCTCGTAGCCACTCGAAGGGGTGGTAGTGTAACACAGTTGATTGAATGATTAAGTAGTGCCATAGCGATGACTCATGCCCTTTCTCTAGCTGTTCAGGACCCCTGAGCAAATGGGTACTTGCCAATAGCTGTATGCAAGCATGTTCATTTACTTGAGTGAACCGATGTTCTCATAACCATGTCTCGAAGAAGCGAACCGCTTGGAGAAAAGCATCTTCTTTCGCAGCCTTTTGCACAGGATTGTTGAGATCAGGATGTGTAGCAAAGCCGTGAGGTGTTCCGCCATAAAGTGCCATCGTGAACGGTTGACCAGTGGTTCCCATGGCTGTTTCAATCTCCacctattagtatccctattatagggtagttagttcgaaccgtagttaacgaagagattaattaaactatataaatatctatatagtaagtataaaaaggaggttctaactataagttaggctagctataataattataaatagggctcctaattagcccctatatagtcggttatatactacggttaaattaaacttttaattcgatactaactttgtcttttttttattaatttaattattatagttagaaatataattcgacctcgggcccgtttattaagtcgtctctttttcccccttttctttactctttttatataacctatccctctatttatataataacttttttattacttacgaattactctaatcccttatttagtactacttttataaaagcgtttataaagttatttttattattaatttaataaatctcgagtatctcgcgctttttatataattatttaagggctataatattaattataagcctcttttctttcgtcgttcttaatttaataaggtattcgtatagtaaataagaatcggtataaataaccgttagaataagtaaaaggctaattcgatcggtaattttttttagcgttattaaaattacgtaagagaggttaataccgttaactatattataaacctctaatattaatatatttcttattacttacttatttttaattaataagtagtagattatattattatatatagtaaattcgctcttacttatactcttattaactaaaataataatataccctaattacgaagtaaggtcgttattatttataaataacttattaataaagatataaagcttattaattataaagtcgattaggtagtaaataagacctcaatcgagattcgtttattattacttaagccgcttattaagtacctcgacgttttatttagttagatttatagcttatactaccctaacgtagttaaaatcgccttaagttaataaatatttataatatatacccctcgcgcgagcttagttttataccgctttttaatattagttatattcggattaacgaggttaatcttctcgccctactttttttattaaaaaacgatagtttcttttttaattataagaatcccgctattaaatactaggggggtatttattataaagacctcttttaattttattataaagcccgctttttaaagctccttatcctctttttttataaagttaatattaaataggcctaatatatcgttagtctatattctaacgatcctaaattaattactttcgtattttataattaataagtacgggttatacgtagaagtaattattaatagttaattaatataaaaatcgtaatatatagcttattaataggtgcctaattttgcgagcctatatagtggcttaagtattttaataatcgtactttctaagtacttattagctatttcttttagtaaataggctaggattttccttataagtcctatagccgattgagtataggcctaggtaatattacggctctaaatctcgtatccctttttttatagtaatactattagtactattattaatcgttagttatagtgctatatagtaggcgattatataagtagcgttgcttttttaatattaccgtacccctaaattacgtatctaaatttcttatatagctagggtgttctttttttttaaattttacgaactatttttaatttaaatatgcggaggtttatatatttttctaagttatataggataaatcgatagacccctcgattgcgaaaagtatttattttaattagatctaatcccttatacggctttttaatagttataattacgctttctttacgtagtttaactattagctcgaaatcggctttctcttttactatataaaaagtgttaattactttattattaataataaattaccgcgttaaggcttaccgtcgtagtcttttataacgtcttattagtaatattagtactcttttagtaatttcctctttctcgtcgtttattagtactactataacgatttcgttaaggataatttcctatgcctctactacgggttatatagtttcccttagctctttttctttttataaattaaaaattacctcgttaagatctatataatacggtctaactactgtaattaatacttcgagtagctagttacgatttcttataattatataagagcgcttattaacggaaattaacttatatagcctagcttattattaagtaattttatactatactcgtatatctaaatttaatagtatatttaaattaccctttatatcgggcctattacgtatagtaattacctcgttaatttacctttttatacttacctcgcgtaatacttatattatttttttaattacttaggcttattagcttatacttagtaatagtagcgaggctaaggtcgtttttaaatatactctaaatactaatagcgttagtataagtctattaggccttatagtatcgttataatatttaagtactaactagaggtattcgttattagtaaaatccggattttcctttttaataattctaaacgccctttttaactattagtatgccctttttacctttttaatattatagtacgctttaataagtacgacttttagctatataccgtaggccgtcgtattatccctaaattctattaatttaaagctagtactagcgttagttctaatactatctagtagtctttagtatatatcgatctagcttttttatagggctacccatactatttttatttataaatcctagaggaattgccctatttaaaaggatatagctacgttaattatatataatactaactaactatttaagtagaaaatatcgacgacgatttcttagttaaagttaagcttattacgtaatttaaacttaaatctgcgtgggctctgcgtatttatctaatattagtagtatatttttattaactactttagcacccctatttcgatattattattacctaattactttaagaagttatatagcctcataaccgacgggtacctaaatctctaatatagtttactaagcttacttttcgttaaataattaattaacttcgtgtcGTTAgtgagctttataaacgtatacccctattattatttaactatctcgaagtgcttattactaaagattccattcttcgtattatcgaatataatacctagtcgatttatattttttaaatataagagaaatagggtattaataagtaaaatataaaaagttatcgttctaaaatatatctctatttttattatacctagggcgacgatttccttacttaggctaaaactaatcctcgtaatacctactatcgacgtattaagtattattagtgcgatcttttatagcgctta from Colletotrichum lupini chromosome 2, complete sequence carries:
- a CDS encoding dienelactone hydrolase translates to MGTTGQPFTMALYGGTPHGFATHPDLNNPVQKAAKEDAFLQAVRFFETWL
- a CDS encoding short-chain dehydrogenase/reductase family Oxidoreductase — encoded protein: MSLTFSEKVIIVIGAASGMGLATAKTLLDEGAKVGMSDVNSAALENAVKGLGSEQQERVFSRASDVTNRASIRSFLRQTKSHFGKVDGVANFAGCGGHELGTQSVWETSDAEFDFITNLNIKGAFHVLAEALMPDFLSHGGSFVHVGSMFSLQGFLKGAVFAASKHASLGMVRSAAKEVGDRARVNWKAQEVADVTVFMLSDKSTFVNGAAWSVDGGAGL
- a CDS encoding endo-1,4-beta-xylanase D precursor, which gives rise to MKLPFYTTAILFSSGSYAAIMRRALPDFTTSEAGNPFVDGWYADPDTCVYKGQYWVFPTSSYAYDEQTYLDAFSSTDLVHWTKHADIITKAQVSWANRAMWAPAHIERDGKYYLYFAANDIQEGEKQVGGIGVAVADQPEGPYKDAIGKPLIGEYHNGAQPIDQDVFIDDDGQAYIYYGGHAHANVAKLNSDMVSIGTFSDGSQFKEITPENYVEGSLMFKRNGKYYLMWSEGGWTGPDYSVSYAISDSPIGPFNREAKILQQDTAVATGSGHNGVIKVPGTDIRYIFYHRRPLGDSDCNHRHLAYDRMYFNEDGTIKPVTMLVKDNFEDGNLIGWNTSFEGSFSVKDGKLKAEKATSGKALQNTGFEDLVFDIDIALVDPDVGSNAQDSGDAGVLFGVTSASAGIDSLTGFYAAIDASGEVVLGQMDQGWTQLASVQTPIQTGTDYHLRVTVINKEVKVFVDDMSAPKLTHVVSKSTKGTTGVRVFRTGALYDNLSVAHPQ